CATGGTATAAATTTTGATGAAGAATTATGGTTTACCTCGTACGGCGACGAAGTACTAGACAATCCAGAAGATGAGGGCGGAAAACCTTTTACAGGTTTGGCTTACGAATTATATGACAAGGGTAATATTGCGTATTATTGTTATTATAAAAATGGCTTTAAAGAAGGGGATTATATCAAATTTCACAATAATGGAAAAGTGAAATCTTCAGATTACATGGTAAAAGGACAAACGAGGGGTATAAGAAAAATTTGGTATGAAAGTGAAGAACTTAAATTTTTGGGAGAGTATAAATTTGGTATTTGTTTGAAAAATACTGAATGGGATAAGCAAGGAAACATAATCGGAATAAAAGATACCCCGACAAAAGATGAAGTTGAACTAATTGCCCAATTTTCTGAAGATAATGAGGATGTATATGTTTGACGAAAATATATTAATCGAGGGCATTTTAGTGATTTCTAAGTAATGATTACAGTTCGAAAACGTTGAGTAAGAAAAATAATAACACGGAGTTGAAACATATGTTATTAGTACCTAAAGCACTTGAGAATATTATTGTAGGGGTATTAATTAATAATCATTTCAAATGGTATGTTTCCAAAAAAGATATTTGGTTTTTAGATAGAAAAAAACTAGAAGAGGCATATAAAAAGAAATTTAAAGAAATGGGAATTGCATATACTGGTCCATTTATCGAAGAAGATGATGAAAGGAAAGGCATAGATATATTAGATGAGGATTCATATGCAGAATTTGCGCCAAGGATGGCAAAGTATGCTGTTTCAGCAAAAGAATTAAGAGAAAGGCTTAAGTTAAATTTACTTACTGAAACGAAAGAGGATACTTTTTATAGTTTTATGCCTTCTTTATTCGTAAATTTCGATAAAAGAGGGTTGTACTCCCTTTATTCAGAACCAGCTTCCTACGAGGATTTTGTACCTGAAAATTGGACAGGACGCTACGAAGATTTTTTATCATACATAGATAGAGCAGAAAAGTACTGGTATGATGAAAATGAGATTGTCCTATTAAATTTTGAGGGAGGCAGTTGCAATTGACTGCTTCTTTTTTGTTATCCATAATTATTCGGACGGATAAATGAGCACCGGTAAAAGGGTAAGAAAAACAAAAGCCGAATGCGCTAAGAAAGCGAATTCGGCTTATTTGTGCACAACAATAGCTGCCTGGTGGAGCCACAGACGGTCATGAATCGGCATACCTAAACCATGATCCAGGATTTGAATGAGCTTTATCATTTGAACATTGAGCTTTAAAAGTTAAGAGCTTTGAATTTTGATATTTCAGCTTTGACCTTTATGCTTTGAACTTTTCTATTAAAAATTCATCTATTAATTGTAGGTTGAGTGACTGTTTGGTTGTTTCAACTCGCACACAGTCAAAGCACGAGCGCCGATCCGTTTACTGTTTTCGCTACGCTATGCAAATTATTAGTTAGATCTCAATAAATGTTGTGGCATTTGATTCTGATAATACAGCGTCTACTTCTGACTCAAATTCCTCGATTTTCGCTGCAAGCTCGTCAATGGTTTTCTTTACTTGCATCGGGTCGATCAATTCATATTCATTACGCTTCATAAAAGTATCAGTATGAAGCTTCACTTCGTCTGAGGATGATTGCTTTTCCTTGCTGCCCAAAATATTAATCAGGTAATTTTCAAGCTTTTCTGGAAGGGCCTCATTCGCAGCTGTTACTTCGTCGATTGCTTCAAAATATTGGCGGCGTAGATGATTCAGTAAATCCTTCTCATATGCAATTGATTGTTTACGTTCAATTGCTTCAGCCACTGTCATTTCATTTACTCCAATTTTAACGATTGTTTTAGCATTTGATTCGACAACGAGTGCTTTTAGTTTATTGCGGTATTGAATAAGGCTTGTGACTTTGTCATACGAACCTTGCATTTCTTTTTTGTATTCATCAATAGACATGCCTTCAATTTTTTCGTTGCTTTTTCGGTTTGCTCGAGCCAGCACTACGCGGTACGTAGCCGATTGGATCCGTTCACCAAGCATTTTTAACTCAGATAGTGCACGATGCAGCGATATTCTTTTCGTCTCCATGATGAACCTCCATACAATAAAAATTTAGTAGATTCTACTATAACATAATGTTGCTCTCCATTTCATCTATATAGGGAAATATTAGGGGATAGAGAAAGTGTTTGACGGAAATAAATCCGTTTTCTCGAAACGTGTTAATAATCATTCCCCCCATTCATATACTTTCCTATTGATGATTTTATTGAGGGAGGAGCTTTGTGGAGATTTTCGTAAGACCGGGTGATTCCTTTTGGTATTATAGCCAAGTTTTTAATCTTCCTTTTCAGCTGATTCTTGATTCGAATCGGAATCTGAATGCACAGGCCCTGATGCCCAACCAACCCGTTCAGATTCCCGGTTATGTGACAAGTCAGTATACGGTTCAACGGGGAGATACAATTTGGTCGATTGCACAAAGAATCAATATGCCGATGGATGCGCTTTTTCTGCTCAATCCGGTACTCAATCCATACGTACTTCAGGTCGGTCTACGGTTGCGGTTACCTGTTCGTGTAACATGGAGAGTTGTGAATGGTGAACAGGATTACGATTATAGGGCAATGGTGCAGGATATTCGGTCATTGCAGGCAATCTATCCGTTTATAGCAAATGAGCCGATCGGCAATTCCGTATTGGAAAAAGAAATTCCGGGGCTCACGATTGGGAACGGGCAGAAACGTGTTCATTTTAATGCTTCTTTTCATGCCAATGAGTGGATTACGACGTCGATTGTCATGACGTTTCTTAATGATTATTTAATTTCGCTAACGAATAATGCTTCAATACGAGGGCTATATACATTGCCATTGTATATTCAAACGAGTTTAAATATTGTGCCAATGGTAAATCCCGACGGAGTAGATTTAGTGCTGAACGGACCTCCGGAAGATGAAACAATTCGTAAAAACGTAATCGAATGGAATAATGGTAGTACAGATTTCTCGGGTTGGAAAGCGAATATTAATGGGGTTGATCTGAACGACCAGTTTCCTGCTGAATGGGAACGGGAAAGAGAAAGAAACCCGAAAACGCCTGGGCCGCGGGATTATGGTGGGAAAAGTCCGCTATCGGAACCGGAATCCATTGCAATGGCCGATTTGACAGTAGAGCGGGATTTTGCTCGGGTTTTGGCTTTCCATACACAAGGTCAAGTTATTTATTGGGGATTCATGGGATTGGAACCTCCTGAAACAGAACAGCTTGTCAATGAATTTGCGAGGGTAAGCGGATATGAGCCTGTGCAGACAATAGAAAGCTATGCGGGTTACAAAGACTGGTTTATTCAAGATTGGCGCCGCCCCGGATTCACCGTTGAACTGGGGCTTGGAACGAATCCTTTACCAATCAGCCAATTCGGTGAAATTTATGAAGAAGCATTAGGGATTTTTTTAAGTGCATTATATATGTAAATAAAGTCCCCCCGTTACGTCCTTAGAGGTAACGGGGGAACTTTTATGAATCCCTCAAGGTTTCATCAATTTCAAGGATGCTTTGCTTTAGCTCATCTAGTTTGGATTTATTCTGCTCGACAATATCCAAATGCTCCTGCCTTTGCTCTGCATTGGCAAGTGCATTTTCGGTACGTTCCATTGAATTAAAAGCATGTTCCACCGCAAATTCCTCCGGGTGGGACATTGCCTGTTTTACTGCACGTTCTGTTCGTTCAACGGAGTTGGATAATAAAGTAATCGGGTGATTTTGTTTCCAGCTAGGTGTACCTGAACTTTTTTTAGCCACTGTTCCTCATCCTTTCTTGCGAAAATTGACTGATTCACACGTTTAGTATTGGTGGATGCAATGATTCCATACGCGGAAGAAATTCGGAATTGTTAGGAAATGTGTCGATATCAATTTTTATCTTTATAGGGAATAACTGCAGCAAGTACAGCCATACTAAAATTGATTCACTTTTAAACATAGGGAGGCGGAACGAATGGATAAGAAGGGTTTCACAGATCCAAAATCTAAGAAGATCCACCAAAACTGGGCGAGCGACAAGCATCAAAAGTCTCAAATCAAAGGGGAAACAGAGGTAACTCTGCATAACCAGATTTTGAGAATTAATGCGAAGGCGAGACAGTTCTAACCTTTGTCTTGAAGTAAATCAGGCCTTCATTCCAGTACATACTGGAATGAAGGCCATTTACATATCAATACATTTTTCTTTTTCCTTTTTTTGCTTGCTGATGGAGCTCGGTTAGTTCATTCGCAATTTCTTCCTTTACTTTGTTTGGTGCAATTTTCATGTTTTTCGGTGTTTGCGGTAATGATTGTTTATTCGTTCCTTTACTTTTACTATCATCTCTGCCCATTTAAATGCTCCTTTCAATATTGGTTCCTTCTTAATATGGCTTTACAACTTTTTTTCATTACAAAAATTGAGGAAGCCTGAAAAAAGCATAAAACCTCCTATCCTGAGCACATTAAGCCAGTAGGAGGTGATGAAATGAGCAAAAACAGTAAAGAAACGATGAATACGCGAACACATAATCCTTTTTCTACCTATAAAGAATTACACCGAAATACAACAAGTCACAACCGGAATCCTGAAGATAATACAGCGGAATTTGCCGAAGAGTTCGATTCGAAATTAAAAAATAAAAATAATAAAACAAACCATGATAAAAACCAGCAATCCAATAAAAAGTAACGGATAAAGAAAAATGAAAAAGCCTCGCTACATAGAATGTACA
This window of the Solibacillus isronensis genome carries:
- a CDS encoding YpzG family protein; this encodes MDKKGFTDPKSKKIHQNWASDKHQKSQIKGETEVTLHNQILRINAKARQF
- a CDS encoding toxin-antitoxin system YwqK family antitoxin, producing the protein MENKKDILSKEYVLNHGINFDEELWFTSYGDEVLDNPEDEGGKPFTGLAYELYDKGNIAYYCYYKNGFKEGDYIKFHNNGKVKSSDYMVKGQTRGIRKIWYESEELKFLGEYKFGICLKNTEWDKQGNIIGIKDTPTKDEVELIAQFSEDNEDVYV
- a CDS encoding M14 family zinc carboxypeptidase → MEIFVRPGDSFWYYSQVFNLPFQLILDSNRNLNAQALMPNQPVQIPGYVTSQYTVQRGDTIWSIAQRINMPMDALFLLNPVLNPYVLQVGLRLRLPVRVTWRVVNGEQDYDYRAMVQDIRSLQAIYPFIANEPIGNSVLEKEIPGLTIGNGQKRVHFNASFHANEWITTSIVMTFLNDYLISLTNNASIRGLYTLPLYIQTSLNIVPMVNPDGVDLVLNGPPEDETIRKNVIEWNNGSTDFSGWKANINGVDLNDQFPAEWERERERNPKTPGPRDYGGKSPLSEPESIAMADLTVERDFARVLAFHTQGQVIYWGFMGLEPPETEQLVNEFARVSGYEPVQTIESYAGYKDWFIQDWRRPGFTVELGLGTNPLPISQFGEIYEEALGIFLSALYM